In Spirosoma aureum, a single genomic region encodes these proteins:
- a CDS encoding shikimate dehydrogenase family protein produces the protein MTRYGLIGFPLTHSFSQRYFTEKFVREDIPDSRYDLFEMSDVSVALPDLLQTPGLRGLNVTIPHKQAVLPYLDRLDSSAEKVGAVNVIKLEADGTKTGFNSDYYGFKQSLTDWLASLGRTANGLQALVLGTGGASKAVMVALADLHIPYKSVSRKKTADNLTYDELPALIAAYRLIINCSPVGTYPNINEAPTLPYDQLTEQHLLYDLVYNPAETQFMKLGLERGASVMNGYQMLVLQAEKAWEIWQER, from the coding sequence ATGACTCGCTACGGTCTTATTGGTTTTCCGCTCACCCATTCATTTTCGCAACGCTACTTCACAGAAAAATTCGTCCGTGAAGACATTCCCGATTCCCGATATGATCTGTTTGAGATGTCCGACGTTTCGGTTGCACTTCCCGATCTGCTTCAAACACCGGGTCTACGGGGGTTAAACGTAACGATTCCTCATAAACAGGCCGTACTTCCGTACCTCGATCGATTGGATTCGTCGGCCGAAAAGGTTGGAGCCGTGAATGTGATTAAACTGGAAGCCGATGGCACCAAAACCGGCTTTAACTCCGATTATTACGGTTTCAAACAATCGCTTACCGATTGGCTCGCTTCGCTTGGTCGCACGGCGAACGGTTTGCAGGCACTTGTACTCGGAACGGGGGGAGCCTCAAAGGCTGTAATGGTTGCTCTGGCCGATCTGCATATTCCCTATAAATCGGTATCCCGAAAAAAAACAGCCGATAATCTCACATACGATGAACTTCCGGCCCTGATTGCCGCGTATCGACTCATTATAAACTGTTCGCCCGTTGGGACATACCCAAACATCAACGAAGCGCCTACCCTCCCCTACGACCAGCTTACAGAACAGCATCTGCTCTATGATCTGGTCTATAATCCGGCCGAAACCCAATTCATGAAACTCGGCCTCGAGCGTGGAGCTTCGGTTATGAATGGCTATCAGATGCTGGTTTTACAGGCCGAAAAAGCGTGGGAAATCTGGCAGGAACGGTAA
- a CDS encoding TonB-dependent receptor translates to MKRKLLKHDLIPVFITMLLLAAVCPMDALAQTKKITGKVSTSVNSEVIQGVNVLVKGNSRKGSITDAQGLFTLEVTPADILVFSFIGFKSKEIKVGDETTFNVALDEDATQLTELIVTGSRNTGRTILETPVPVDVISIKDIMGELPQMDLAQMLAFVAPSFNAVRSQGGDLNSHVDPVQLRNMAPNQILVLINGKRRHTSALLITETAVGSPSTTVDLMTIPVSAIDRVEILRDGAAAQYGSDAVAGVVNIILKKGTNKLTGSLTGGGYANTGGQAGDLTKSGKPDGFNYQFDANYGFKINDKGYFNLSGQITQRRPTLRPFVNDWGFFDKTYLNNLRTDKNGNPVITNPELINAQAVGNTSQIAALTTETGLMSARGLTKADFAVYAGMPAITLGSTFYNAGYEINPNTTIYSFGGASYKYLEGFSCYFRRPAQTDRFNYLLYPNGFRPQMTSNTSDISNTVGIKSKIGEFLVDFSNTFGKNTMRLGMVNTFNASLGSNSPVNMNLGTHQFTQNSTNLDLSRYFKGVMNGLNIAFGAEMRVENYKILKGQEESYAYGNAGILTVAKDGLLVGPDGKPLEDANSAPIVDSNGNPLAVNAGQQVTVKSLSSNCQCFAGFGPKNERNEFRTTMAAYLDAELELTRKFLLAGAFRLENYSDFGGVTIGKLAARYSLTKTLTIRGSIATGFRAPSLQELNYTHTATAFVPDANGIPQPLDVTTYPTNSTAARVLGIKGLKQEQSRTYGFGLTYQPVQGFEVTLDAYQIDVDNRIFRTSYFNASEVGNNYGEVIGEGEAQFFVNGADVRSKGIEAVGNYTLNLQKGKSFTFTLATIFSKNTVLNRKTLNLNVANLTSDQVVGKYLSRDVVGQFETGTPRTKLIGSVSYRVNKFNTMLRGTYYGSVTERSVSADGDGNFYDQTFSPQAIFDLSVGYDLNRNVKFSIGGSNILDKYPQILRSENQGFYLYSNNQQGSNGAYYYGRVMFNF, encoded by the coding sequence ATGAAAAGAAAATTACTGAAGCATGATCTGATACCCGTATTCATCACCATGCTGTTATTGGCTGCGGTATGTCCTATGGACGCTTTAGCCCAGACTAAGAAAATAACGGGTAAAGTATCCACCAGCGTTAATTCCGAAGTAATACAGGGAGTCAATGTACTGGTGAAGGGCAATAGCCGGAAAGGTTCGATCACCGATGCACAGGGCCTGTTTACTCTGGAAGTCACACCGGCTGACATTCTTGTTTTCAGCTTCATCGGTTTTAAATCAAAAGAGATAAAAGTTGGCGATGAGACCACGTTTAATGTTGCCCTGGATGAGGATGCGACTCAATTGACTGAATTGATTGTAACAGGTTCTCGGAACACCGGGCGAACTATTCTGGAAACACCCGTTCCTGTCGATGTCATTTCGATTAAGGATATTATGGGCGAACTTCCTCAAATGGATCTGGCTCAAATGTTGGCCTTTGTAGCACCGAGTTTCAATGCGGTACGGTCGCAGGGTGGCGATCTGAATTCGCACGTCGATCCGGTTCAGTTACGGAATATGGCCCCCAATCAGATACTGGTTCTGATTAACGGAAAGCGACGCCATACATCGGCCCTGCTCATCACTGAAACGGCGGTTGGCAGCCCTTCTACTACAGTTGATTTGATGACCATTCCCGTTTCGGCTATTGATCGGGTGGAAATACTTCGCGATGGTGCTGCCGCCCAGTATGGTTCCGATGCAGTAGCCGGTGTCGTCAATATTATCCTTAAAAAGGGCACCAATAAATTAACGGGTAGCCTTACGGGTGGAGGCTATGCCAATACAGGTGGTCAGGCTGGTGATTTGACCAAGTCTGGTAAACCCGATGGTTTCAATTACCAGTTCGATGCGAACTATGGTTTCAAAATTAACGACAAAGGCTACTTTAACCTTTCAGGTCAGATTACCCAACGCCGACCCACACTTCGCCCCTTCGTAAATGACTGGGGATTTTTTGACAAAACGTATCTTAATAACCTCAGAACCGACAAGAACGGCAATCCCGTAATTACAAATCCTGAATTAATTAATGCGCAGGCGGTCGGCAATACGTCGCAAATTGCTGCACTGACCACAGAAACGGGTTTGATGAGTGCCCGCGGCTTGACGAAAGCTGATTTTGCGGTATACGCCGGTATGCCAGCAATTACGCTTGGAAGCACATTTTATAACGCCGGTTATGAGATAAATCCGAACACAACGATTTACAGTTTTGGCGGTGCCTCTTATAAATACCTGGAAGGCTTCTCGTGCTATTTCCGCCGTCCCGCTCAGACCGACCGGTTCAACTACCTGCTCTATCCAAATGGATTCAGGCCACAGATGACCTCCAATACGTCCGATATTTCGAACACGGTTGGTATTAAAAGCAAGATCGGCGAATTTCTGGTTGACTTCAGCAATACATTCGGAAAAAATACCATGAGGCTTGGCATGGTCAATACCTTCAATGCCTCCCTTGGCTCCAATTCGCCGGTCAACATGAATCTGGGAACCCATCAGTTCACTCAGAACTCGACCAACCTCGACTTATCCCGTTATTTTAAAGGTGTGATGAATGGCCTTAACATCGCCTTTGGTGCAGAAATGCGCGTCGAGAACTATAAAATCCTTAAAGGACAGGAAGAGAGTTATGCGTATGGTAATGCAGGCATACTAACGGTAGCAAAGGACGGACTCCTGGTTGGACCCGATGGCAAACCACTGGAAGATGCCAACAGTGCGCCTATTGTTGATTCCAACGGAAATCCATTGGCCGTAAATGCCGGACAACAGGTAACCGTTAAATCCCTGTCGTCTAACTGTCAGTGTTTTGCTGGCTTTGGCCCCAAAAATGAGCGCAATGAATTCAGGACAACTATGGCGGCCTATCTGGATGCTGAATTGGAACTCACCCGGAAATTTTTACTAGCTGGTGCTTTTCGGCTGGAAAATTACTCCGATTTTGGCGGGGTAACGATCGGAAAACTGGCCGCCCGATATTCACTGACAAAAACGCTTACCATCCGTGGGTCGATTGCAACGGGGTTCCGTGCACCATCGCTACAGGAGCTTAACTATACCCATACAGCTACTGCCTTCGTACCGGATGCCAATGGCATTCCGCAACCTCTGGATGTGACCACTTACCCCACCAACAGCACGGCGGCCCGGGTATTAGGTATCAAAGGCTTAAAACAGGAACAATCCCGAACCTATGGCTTTGGGCTTACCTATCAACCCGTTCAGGGATTTGAGGTAACCCTGGATGCTTACCAGATTGACGTAGACAACCGCATTTTCAGAACCAGTTATTTTAACGCTTCGGAAGTTGGTAATAATTATGGCGAAGTAATTGGCGAAGGTGAAGCTCAATTTTTTGTCAATGGAGCCGATGTACGTTCTAAAGGCATCGAGGCCGTTGGAAATTACACACTTAACCTACAAAAAGGCAAAAGTTTTACGTTCACGCTGGCTACCATTTTCAGTAAAAATACGGTCCTCAATCGGAAAACGCTTAACCTGAATGTAGCCAATCTTACCTCCGATCAGGTCGTAGGAAAATACCTCAGCCGTGATGTAGTAGGGCAATTTGAAACAGGCACACCAAGAACAAAGCTGATCGGTTCGGTTTCTTATCGGGTTAACAAATTCAATACCATGCTGAGAGGTACTTATTATGGATCGGTAACCGAAAGATCCGTCTCTGCTGACGGTGATGGCAATTTTTATGACCAGACATTTTCACCTCAGGCCATTTTTGACCTAAGCGTTGGCTATGATCTGAACCGGAATGTGAAGTTCTCAATTGGAGGCAGCAACATTCTTGATAAATATCCTCAAATACTCCGGTCAGAGAATCAGGGCTTTTACCTGTACTCTAACAATCAGCAAGGTTCCAACGGGGCCTATTATTATGGCCGTGTGATGTTCAACTTCTAA
- a CDS encoding putative quinol monooxygenase encodes MPLGVFAIITARPGAEAELRNGLYNLVVKVREEDACLLYELFESAEHPEKFIMHELWTDEAGLQAHDQMPHMKAFGEKATNWLAGPVELIKVEK; translated from the coding sequence ATGCCTCTCGGTGTTTTTGCGATCATTACGGCCCGACCCGGTGCCGAAGCTGAATTACGTAATGGCTTATATAACCTTGTTGTAAAGGTTCGGGAAGAAGACGCCTGTCTGCTCTATGAATTGTTTGAAAGTGCCGAACATCCCGAAAAATTCATTATGCACGAACTCTGGACGGATGAAGCCGGACTTCAGGCTCACGACCAGATGCCGCACATGAAAGCCTTCGGCGAAAAAGCGACGAACTGGCTGGCCGGTCCGGTAGAGTTGATTAAAGTAGAAAAGTGA
- the nagA gene encoding N-acetylglucosamine-6-phosphate deacetylase: MQAITFQNATVFTGESFLSGASVRVANGHIQEVSESPNGSTANDSTVIDLEGDYLIPGLIDLQLYGGSNLFLNDVPTPETVRHIYETHRRNGTTTLLPTIHSTSLDVMQQSMAAVQVIRTEEPYGVPGIHLEGPYFNPVKRGAHSAAFVRTPAEGELETLFSKNADVIQILTLAPEILTPEQLATIHRLKHPNTLLSLGHSNATYQQATNAFDNGFPLATHLYNAMRGFESREPGVVGAVVDHSAVRASIIADGYHCDPVAIRIAYRLMNNGGSERLFLISDALFANPPRPNFSLGEFIVHFEPDPTGPGRYVNNEGKLAGSALTLIDCVRVAVDQAEIPLVNALRMASVIPAEVIGLVDKLGKIQNGYVANVVRVDSTLHVKNVWSTGQAIV, encoded by the coding sequence ATGCAGGCAATTACATTTCAGAACGCCACTGTTTTTACGGGCGAATCGTTTCTCTCAGGCGCATCTGTCCGCGTCGCGAATGGACATATTCAGGAAGTTTCGGAGTCTCCCAACGGCTCAACAGCTAATGACTCGACTGTCATTGATCTGGAGGGCGATTACCTGATTCCGGGCCTGATTGATTTGCAGCTTTACGGGGGTTCGAATTTATTTTTGAATGATGTGCCAACGCCCGAGACCGTTCGGCATATCTACGAAACCCACCGCCGAAACGGCACTACGACCCTGCTGCCAACGATCCATTCGACCTCGCTCGATGTGATGCAACAATCCATGGCAGCCGTGCAGGTTATTCGGACTGAAGAGCCATATGGCGTGCCTGGTATCCACCTCGAAGGACCGTATTTCAATCCAGTTAAGCGCGGGGCTCACAGTGCCGCTTTTGTCCGCACACCAGCGGAGGGTGAACTGGAGACCTTATTCAGCAAGAATGCCGATGTGATCCAGATACTGACACTGGCTCCTGAAATTCTGACACCTGAACAACTGGCCACTATTCATCGGTTAAAACACCCGAATACGCTTCTCTCGCTGGGACACAGTAATGCGACTTACCAACAGGCTACAAACGCCTTTGACAACGGATTTCCACTGGCCACTCACTTATATAATGCAATGAGGGGTTTTGAAAGCCGTGAGCCGGGTGTCGTTGGGGCTGTAGTTGACCACTCGGCGGTTCGGGCAAGCATCATTGCTGACGGCTACCACTGCGATCCGGTTGCCATCCGAATTGCGTATCGCCTAATGAACAATGGCGGTTCAGAACGCCTTTTCCTGATTTCAGACGCTTTATTTGCCAATCCACCCCGCCCCAATTTCTCATTAGGTGAATTTATTGTTCATTTTGAACCCGACCCAACCGGTCCCGGTCGATACGTAAACAATGAAGGTAAACTGGCAGGCTCGGCTCTTACCCTAATCGACTGTGTTCGAGTGGCTGTTGATCAGGCTGAAATTCCGTTAGTAAATGCGTTACGCATGGCATCGGTCATTCCGGCCGAAGTAATTGGTCTTGTTGATAAACTTGGTAAAATACAAAATGGCTATGTGGCTAATGTAGTCCGTGTGGACAGCACTCTTCACGTAAAAAATGTATGGTCGACAGGTCAGGCAATTGTTTAA
- a CDS encoding DedA family protein: MDLIKSLLDFLLHLDRYLDAWANDYGVLLYAILFLIVFTETGLIVMPLLPGDSLLFAAGALAARPTNELSVWVIIPLLITAALLGDNVNYFVGKFLGNTIKSRERILFFKREYITETEKFYTKYGGRTVIIARFIPIVRTIAPFVAGAGSMNYGTYLRFCIIGAVLWVTSISLLGYFFGNFPIVQKNFELVVFGIVGLSVVPIIYGALKKRSSTPTV; the protein is encoded by the coding sequence TTTTCTGCTCCACCTCGATCGCTACCTTGATGCGTGGGCCAACGATTACGGCGTATTACTCTACGCCATTCTGTTTCTGATCGTTTTCACTGAAACAGGACTGATTGTGATGCCGCTCCTGCCCGGCGATTCATTGCTGTTTGCGGCCGGAGCATTGGCAGCCCGACCTACCAACGAACTGAGTGTCTGGGTCATTATTCCCTTATTGATTACGGCCGCGTTACTGGGCGACAACGTCAATTATTTTGTTGGTAAGTTTCTGGGGAATACGATCAAATCCAGAGAGAGGATTCTGTTTTTCAAGCGTGAATACATCACTGAAACGGAGAAGTTTTACACCAAATACGGTGGACGTACCGTCATCATAGCCCGGTTCATTCCAATTGTCCGGACGATTGCACCGTTCGTAGCTGGTGCTGGCAGTATGAACTACGGAACCTACCTCCGGTTTTGCATCATTGGAGCCGTTTTGTGGGTAACCAGTATTTCATTACTGGGCTATTTCTTTGGCAATTTTCCGATCGTTCAAAAGAATTTTGAGCTGGTTGTGTTCGGTATCGTCGGTTTATCTGTTGTGCCTATCATTTATGGCGCTCTAAAAAAACGATCCAGCACACCCACTGTCTAA